Proteins co-encoded in one Bacillota bacterium genomic window:
- a CDS encoding polyprenyl synthetase family protein, with translation MQTLGPMAAPEFLQAVEEQLQQAIASCDLHARNMANYLVRLGGKRLRPLLVWNSGSMYGSQPHRTAVAAAAAELVHTASLIHDDILDGAKDRRGQPSLHSVFGSRLSVLTGDFLFAKSFSLLVREGLFDVLAVMSSAVAAMCEAEMSQMGQRFGLDITEEQCIEHCRKKTASLMEACCRAGGMVGMAPPEHIEGLGTYGQGIGLAFQITDDILDLVGDDSQLGKPSGLDLASGVITLPIVHLLGDGDRGKKARLLLDQGSLSRDDIVAIRTAAVESGAVDSAMGVARECIARATRALQVLPDCPGRSRLHAIAVNIMSRNT, from the coding sequence ATGCAGACCCTAGGCCCCATGGCCGCACCTGAGTTCCTGCAGGCCGTTGAAGAACAGCTGCAGCAAGCCATCGCCAGTTGTGACCTCCACGCCAGGAACATGGCCAATTACCTGGTGCGCCTGGGCGGCAAGCGCCTCAGACCCCTCCTTGTCTGGAACTCCGGCTCCATGTATGGCTCACAGCCACACCGCACGGCCGTGGCGGCGGCCGCAGCGGAGCTGGTCCACACAGCCTCCCTTATTCACGATGACATACTGGATGGGGCCAAGGATCGCCGCGGCCAGCCCAGCCTGCATTCAGTGTTCGGTTCTCGACTGTCGGTGCTTACCGGGGACTTCCTCTTCGCCAAGTCCTTCTCCCTTCTGGTCCGGGAAGGGCTATTCGATGTGCTGGCAGTCATGTCCAGTGCCGTGGCGGCCATGTGTGAGGCCGAGATGAGCCAGATGGGCCAGCGCTTCGGGCTAGACATCACTGAAGAACAGTGCATTGAACACTGCAGGAAGAAGACAGCCAGCCTCATGGAGGCATGCTGCCGCGCCGGCGGCATGGTTGGGATGGCCCCGCCCGAGCACATTGAGGGACTCGGCACATACGGGCAGGGCATCGGCCTCGCCTTCCAGATTACCGATGACATCCTGGACCTAGTGGGCGATGACAGCCAGCTGGGAAAACCCTCAGGGCTGGACCTAGCCTCAGGAGTGATCACCCTTCCCATAGTACACCTCTTGGGGGACGGGGACAGGGGGAAGAAGGCAAGGCTTCTTCTAGACCAGGGGTCCCTCTCCCGGGATGACATTGTGGCCATCAGGACGGCGGCAGTAGAATCAGGAGCAGTGGACAGCGCTATGGGGGTTGCCCGGGAGTGCATAGCCCGGGCCACTCGGGCCCTGCAGGTCCTGCCCGACTGCCCTGGCAGGTCCCGGCTTCACGCCATAGCCGTGAACATCATGAGCAGGAACACCTGA
- the ligD gene encoding non-homologous end-joining DNA ligase has protein sequence MTPEYIRPMLAVLAHEAFDSEEHLFEVKWDGYRAVCFLDPAQGKTRLQSRNLKDLTPRYPSLGTLHKHVDSRALVVLDGEIVALQEGLPDFGHLEHNDPGVVYVAFDILWHEDRSVMNTPLIERREVLSRRLRAGGSLVLSEPVMEKGRALYASAGRAGLEGIMAKTLFGPYLPGKRSRHWQKIKHRKSRDCVILGYSKGSAGYVTSLALGLFDPEGLRYVGRVGSGISTREGQDLARRLGTLKGVLYDALGSPGDAYGMVWVAPELVCEVEYLEMTAGGYLRHPVYKGLRPGKNPSDCIFGGSQ, from the coding sequence GTGACCCCGGAGTACATCCGGCCTATGCTGGCGGTCTTGGCCCACGAGGCCTTTGACTCCGAAGAGCACCTCTTCGAGGTGAAGTGGGACGGCTACAGGGCAGTGTGCTTCCTGGATCCGGCGCAGGGGAAGACCCGCCTGCAGAGCCGCAACCTGAAGGACCTGACGCCTCGCTACCCCAGCCTGGGAACCCTTCACAAGCACGTGGATTCCCGGGCGCTCGTGGTCCTGGACGGGGAGATAGTGGCCCTGCAGGAAGGCCTGCCAGACTTCGGCCACCTGGAGCACAACGATCCCGGCGTCGTATACGTGGCCTTTGACATCCTGTGGCACGAGGACAGGAGCGTAATGAACACCCCGCTCATTGAAAGGCGGGAGGTTCTCTCCCGGCGGCTCCGGGCAGGTGGCTCGCTGGTCCTTTCCGAACCCGTGATGGAGAAGGGACGGGCGCTCTACGCGTCGGCGGGCAGGGCAGGCCTGGAGGGCATAATGGCTAAGACCCTTTTCGGTCCCTACCTTCCCGGAAAACGTTCCAGGCACTGGCAGAAGATCAAGCATCGCAAGTCCCGAGACTGCGTGATCCTGGGGTACAGTAAGGGGAGTGCGGGCTATGTGACCTCCCTGGCGCTAGGCCTTTTTGATCCTGAGGGCCTGAGGTACGTTGGTCGGGTTGGCTCTGGGATCAGCACCCGGGAGGGCCAGGACCTCGCCCGGCGCCTGGGCACCCTGAAGGGGGTGCTCTATGACGCCCTGGGTTCGCCGGGGGATGCCTACGGGATGGTATGGGTGGCTCCGGAGCTGGTGTGCGAGGTTGAGTACCTGGAAATGACTGCTGGCGGGTACCTTCGCCACCCGGTTTACAAGGGGCTGAGACCGGGTAAGAATCCCAGTGACTGCATTTTTGGGGGGTCTCAGTAG
- the fliM gene encoding flagellar motor switch protein FliM, translating into MGILSQTEVDALVQSLVEQEEETVEAEARPDSSKSRSIKVYDFRSPDKFAREQVRTLYMLHDDFARMASLSLSGHMRAPIAVKVLTVEQSNYEEFLNGVTEPTIMCIFAMPPLRGKCLLEFDLGIGMRIIDRVFGGVGAPPVELRALTEIEQTTIEVLLNGFMNDLARAWKGTVELDPYVEIVASNTFHAQFLSSKEVTASIIFQVCLGEHEAPMRLCVPYYCLEPVLPMLSAKHWLNRGSREDAAEKVPEALAKQIPVKVQAELGAARLTLKELVHLQAGDVIALENCCDSPIRLTVEGRPKFTGQPGRVGQKFAIRIAGNLEEAGERIG; encoded by the coding sequence GTGGGCATCCTGAGTCAAACCGAGGTAGATGCCCTCGTCCAGTCCCTGGTTGAGCAGGAAGAGGAGACCGTGGAGGCGGAGGCTCGTCCGGATTCGTCTAAGAGCCGTTCCATCAAGGTCTATGACTTCAGGAGCCCCGACAAGTTTGCTCGTGAGCAGGTTCGTACCCTCTACATGCTGCATGATGACTTCGCCCGCATGGCCAGCCTCAGCCTCTCGGGGCACATGCGGGCACCCATCGCCGTCAAAGTCCTAACGGTGGAGCAGTCCAACTACGAGGAATTCCTGAATGGTGTCACTGAGCCTACCATCATGTGCATCTTCGCTATGCCTCCCCTCAGGGGGAAGTGCCTCCTTGAGTTCGACCTGGGGATCGGCATGAGGATTATCGACAGGGTATTCGGGGGCGTTGGTGCCCCCCCTGTGGAGCTCAGGGCGCTCACAGAAATAGAGCAGACCACCATAGAGGTCTTGCTGAACGGTTTCATGAATGACCTGGCGCGAGCATGGAAGGGTACCGTCGAGCTTGATCCCTACGTGGAAATAGTAGCCTCCAACACCTTTCACGCGCAGTTTCTCTCCTCCAAGGAGGTCACTGCCTCCATCATCTTCCAGGTGTGCCTGGGAGAGCACGAGGCGCCCATGAGGCTGTGCGTGCCCTACTATTGCCTGGAGCCCGTGCTTCCTATGCTCTCCGCCAAGCACTGGCTGAACCGGGGATCCCGGGAGGATGCTGCGGAGAAGGTGCCAGAAGCCCTGGCCAAGCAGATCCCCGTGAAGGTGCAGGCAGAGCTGGGAGCCGCCCGGCTGACACTGAAAGAGCTGGTTCACCTTCAGGCCGGGGACGTCATAGCGCTGGAGAACTGCTGCGACAGCCCTATACGCCTCACGGTGGAGGGCCGGCCCAAGTTCACTGGGCAACCCGGGAGGGTGGGGCAGAAATTCGCGATCAGGATAGCGGGGAACCTGGAAGAGGCAGGTGAGAGGATTGGCTGA
- the ligD gene encoding non-homologous end-joining DNA ligase, which translates to MAVTKAMVQVHGRILGVSNLDKVLWEEDGLTKGDLIDYFLRVSGYILPHLRDRPLSLRRFPSGIDGKCFYQKNRMRGSPPWVEGYLHHGSGADIDFVLAQEPATLAWLGDQACIEVHPWLSRRHAPEAPDFAVLDLDPDPPSGFREAVEVARVLKDALAHLGLMGFPKTSGAKGLHIYVPLAPGRYGHRDAVDLCLFLAGLVARSMPDRATLERKVTNRQGRIYIDCYQNGMGKTVVAPYSPRPLRGAPVSAPVTWEELASVEPGAFHLKNMAGRLGERGDLFRAVLDTGQPVDDALALARRKKGR; encoded by the coding sequence GTGGCGGTAACCAAGGCAATGGTACAGGTTCATGGAAGGATCCTGGGTGTGTCAAACCTGGACAAGGTGCTCTGGGAAGAGGATGGTCTCACCAAAGGCGACCTCATCGACTACTTCCTCCGGGTATCAGGCTACATCCTTCCGCATCTCAGGGACCGCCCACTGAGCTTGAGGCGCTTTCCCTCGGGAATTGACGGCAAGTGCTTCTACCAAAAAAACCGCATGAGGGGGAGCCCGCCATGGGTAGAGGGCTACCTTCATCATGGCTCCGGGGCAGACATTGACTTTGTGCTCGCACAGGAGCCTGCCACCCTGGCCTGGCTGGGCGACCAGGCATGCATTGAGGTTCACCCCTGGCTCTCCCGGAGGCATGCGCCGGAGGCCCCCGATTTTGCCGTCCTGGATCTGGACCCTGATCCCCCTTCGGGGTTCCGGGAGGCCGTGGAGGTCGCCAGGGTACTGAAGGATGCCCTTGCCCACCTTGGCCTCATGGGTTTCCCGAAGACTTCAGGGGCCAAGGGGCTCCACATATACGTACCCCTGGCGCCGGGACGTTACGGCCACAGGGACGCTGTGGACCTCTGTCTCTTCCTGGCGGGACTTGTGGCCAGATCCATGCCAGACCGCGCTACGCTGGAGCGGAAGGTGACAAACAGACAGGGCCGTATATACATAGACTGCTACCAGAACGGGATGGGCAAGACGGTGGTGGCCCCTTACAGCCCCAGGCCCCTTAGGGGCGCCCCGGTGTCGGCCCCCGTGACATGGGAGGAGCTGGCCTCCGTGGAGCCCGGTGCCTTTCACCTGAAGAACATGGCCGGGAGACTTGGAGAGAGGGGAGACCTGTTCAGAGCCGTCCTGGATACGGGACAGCCCGTTGATGACGCACTGGCGCTGGCCAGGAGGAAAAAGGGACGCTAG
- a CDS encoding FliM/FliN family flagellar motor switch protein produces MADGGPLSQEDIDALLAQMGNKAGDPGKPVAKGPAKKRPAGGEEPREPMASTKRREPAARPGECPVDPRGQGGNGRREDLLPRLLDLPVTLTVTMADTMLPVGEVLGFLPGRVVEMDRGIRAPAEVFVDGHLLAKGEIVVVGDRYGIHIKEVVSPRQRLQGLAR; encoded by the coding sequence TTGGCTGATGGAGGACCGCTCAGCCAGGAGGACATCGATGCCCTCCTCGCCCAGATGGGAAATAAGGCAGGGGACCCGGGCAAACCGGTGGCCAAGGGCCCTGCTAAGAAAAGGCCGGCTGGTGGGGAAGAACCCAGGGAGCCTATGGCATCCACCAAGCGCAGGGAGCCTGCAGCCCGGCCGGGAGAATGCCCCGTGGACCCCCGTGGCCAAGGGGGCAACGGGCGCCGTGAAGACCTCTTGCCACGACTTTTGGACCTTCCTGTCACTCTCACCGTCACAATGGCTGACACGATGCTCCCTGTAGGTGAGGTCCTGGGGTTCCTTCCTGGGAGGGTCGTGGAGATGGATAGGGGTATCAGGGCCCCAGCCGAGGTCTTTGTCGATGGCCACTTACTGGCCAAGGGAGAGATCGTTGTGGTGGGTGATCGTTACGGAATCCACATCAAGGAGGTGGTCTCACCCCGTCAGAGGCTCCAGGGCCTTGCTCGCTAG
- a CDS encoding Ku protein — translation MRAIWKGFLGFGLVTIPVKVYSATEKKALRFNELHEACATPMRHKKWCPTCDREVPSEEVALGYEYERGHYVLLDEGDFEAARPQRSRSIEITDFVDLAEIDPIYFEKTYFLGPDAGALKAYSLLREAMQGSGKIALARVVLRARESLACVRVYPEGILIMETMFFPEEIRSTAGLMGDVPAPAPDEREVRMATVLVDTMSRPFEAGRYRDQYSERILEVIRLKAKGQEVRVAAAPQAAKVVDLMEALKKSVEMAQAVRS, via the coding sequence ATGCGTGCCATATGGAAGGGATTCCTTGGCTTTGGCCTGGTGACCATACCGGTTAAGGTGTACAGCGCCACTGAGAAGAAGGCACTGCGCTTCAATGAGCTCCACGAGGCCTGTGCCACCCCCATGCGGCACAAGAAGTGGTGCCCCACCTGTGACCGTGAGGTGCCCAGTGAAGAGGTGGCACTAGGGTACGAGTATGAGCGGGGGCACTACGTTCTCTTGGACGAGGGGGACTTCGAGGCTGCCCGGCCGCAAAGGAGCCGGTCCATCGAGATCACCGACTTCGTGGACCTTGCCGAGATAGACCCAATCTACTTTGAGAAGACCTACTTCCTGGGCCCGGACGCGGGCGCCCTCAAGGCCTACAGCCTCCTGAGGGAGGCCATGCAGGGATCCGGGAAGATAGCCCTGGCCAGGGTTGTCCTGAGGGCCCGGGAATCCTTGGCCTGTGTCCGGGTATATCCCGAGGGTATCCTGATCATGGAGACCATGTTCTTCCCTGAAGAGATCCGGTCCACCGCCGGGCTTATGGGGGATGTGCCGGCCCCGGCGCCGGACGAGCGAGAGGTCAGGATGGCCACGGTCCTGGTGGATACCATGAGCAGGCCCTTCGAGGCGGGGCGCTACAGGGACCAGTACAGTGAGAGAATACTTGAGGTCATCAGGCTCAAGGCGAAAGGCCAGGAGGTGCGGGTTGCCGCGGCGCCCCAGGCTGCCAAGGTTGTAGACCTGATGGAAGCATTGAAGAAGAGCGTGGAAATGGCCCAGGCGGTGCGTTCGTGA
- a CDS encoding phosphoenolpyruvate carboxykinase (ATP) — MALGPLKNLRAGIVHSNLTVDELRALASKDETTTEYGSPSYITQVRNRSAKHTYVVTDGRAVRLGLGQQAIEPERARELVKAVIGYLETQEVIRVDRNMGEGPGAIPCTLYITAGFAQIALMWHRSLFPRTPGDPRMTSVYVPQWPERLIMVDPEEAVTLILGTDYFGEAKKSFLRMAMYLVKKEGRLGVHAGGKVLRVSKPGGLDPVGMLLFGLSGTGKTTLTVHDHSLKEPEGVIIRQDDVMVMDLGGSATGTEDSFYIKTEGLEPSQRVLYDAARHPEAVLENVAVGPEGKIDFLDYNLTTNGRAIVPRDAVEGADSRINLDRVDKVIFITRRQDVVGPVARLSQEQAAAFFMLGESIETSAGDPSRAGQSKREVGTNPFIIGPEGREGNRFLEILRANPAAECFLMNTGSVGPAKIPVAASSAIIREIARGTVTWREDPVWGYWSPREVPGLDLAPYDPARYLSPGEYRERVKRLKEERIAWLGAFEDLDPSIIRALGR; from the coding sequence TTGGCTCTTGGCCCCCTCAAGAACCTGCGTGCTGGCATTGTTCATTCTAACCTCACAGTGGATGAACTCCGAGCTCTTGCCAGTAAGGACGAGACCACCACGGAGTACGGCAGTCCCAGCTACATTACCCAAGTGCGCAACCGCAGCGCCAAGCACACCTACGTGGTAACGGATGGGAGAGCCGTTCGCCTTGGCCTAGGCCAACAGGCCATAGAACCTGAAAGGGCTCGGGAGTTGGTCAAGGCTGTCATAGGATACCTGGAAACCCAAGAGGTCATCCGCGTTGACCGGAACATGGGGGAAGGTCCCGGAGCCATTCCCTGCACACTGTATATCACCGCAGGCTTTGCCCAGATAGCCTTGATGTGGCACAGGTCCCTCTTCCCCAGGACGCCGGGAGATCCCCGGATGACCAGCGTCTACGTGCCCCAGTGGCCCGAGAGGCTCATCATGGTTGACCCTGAGGAGGCCGTCACCCTCATACTTGGCACTGACTACTTCGGTGAGGCCAAGAAGTCATTCCTGAGGATGGCCATGTACCTCGTCAAGAAGGAAGGAAGGCTGGGGGTACACGCTGGAGGAAAGGTACTCAGGGTCTCCAAGCCCGGGGGCCTTGATCCCGTGGGAATGCTGCTGTTTGGGCTGAGCGGCACCGGCAAGACGACCCTGACAGTGCACGACCACTCTCTCAAGGAACCTGAGGGTGTCATCATCCGGCAGGACGATGTCATGGTGATGGACCTGGGCGGTTCGGCGACAGGCACTGAGGACAGCTTCTACATCAAGACAGAGGGGCTTGAACCCTCCCAGCGAGTGCTCTACGATGCAGCAAGACACCCTGAGGCTGTCCTGGAGAACGTGGCGGTAGGCCCAGAGGGCAAGATAGACTTCCTGGACTACAACCTGACCACCAATGGCAGGGCTATCGTACCCCGCGATGCTGTGGAGGGTGCTGACTCCCGTATCAATTTGGACAGGGTCGACAAGGTCATCTTCATCACGCGGCGCCAGGATGTTGTGGGCCCAGTTGCCCGCCTCTCACAGGAACAGGCCGCAGCCTTCTTTATGCTAGGGGAATCCATAGAGACCTCGGCGGGAGACCCTAGCCGGGCAGGACAGTCCAAGAGAGAGGTGGGCACGAATCCCTTCATCATAGGCCCCGAGGGCCGCGAAGGGAACAGGTTCCTGGAGATACTTAGAGCAAACCCGGCTGCCGAGTGTTTCCTCATGAACACCGGGAGCGTGGGACCTGCCAAGATACCCGTGGCAGCCAGCTCTGCCATTATCCGGGAGATAGCCAGGGGTACTGTCACCTGGAGGGAGGACCCCGTGTGGGGTTACTGGAGCCCCAGGGAGGTGCCAGGGCTCGATCTGGCTCCCTATGACCCTGCCCGATACCTGTCTCCCGGGGAATACCGGGAACGGGTCAAGAGGCTCAAGGAAGAGAGGATTGCTTGGCTTGGCGCCTTCGAGGACCTGGACCCCTCCATCATCCGGGCCCTGGGTCGGTGA
- a CDS encoding tetraprenyl-beta-curcumene synthase family protein — protein sequence MPLTSIFRTTSVLVSFTFSSLPLVSRFLGEWRQKAQAIPDETLRRQALASIDTKRFHCQGGSCYAVPAGRLGTEVVRAIVALQTISDYLDNLCDRAGVLDEASFRQLHLAMTEALTPGDPISPYYALYPSGNDGGYLEELVSATRTSCQRLPGFDMVSGRALVYVSLYSDLQSLKHLEPKERSGRLQDWHVRKGLAWPGIHWWEFAAACGSTLGIFALLALASQPGSKSEVAEALCQAYFPYISGLHILLDYLIDMEEDAREGDFNLVAPYQSASERGERLGLFVERAMEGAALLPDSHFHRTVVRGLLAMYLSDPKVKEQGLVPLARELAARGGPGTSFMTGGCRALRAAGVI from the coding sequence GTGCCGCTGACCAGCATCTTTCGGACCACGTCCGTACTCGTCTCCTTCACCTTCTCCTCCTTGCCCCTGGTGTCCAGGTTCCTAGGGGAGTGGAGGCAAAAGGCCCAGGCCATCCCTGATGAAACCTTGCGCCGCCAAGCACTGGCCAGCATCGACACCAAGCGCTTTCACTGCCAGGGGGGCTCTTGTTACGCTGTGCCGGCGGGCCGCCTTGGGACTGAGGTTGTCCGGGCCATCGTCGCACTCCAGACTATCTCGGACTACCTGGACAACCTGTGCGACAGGGCCGGGGTTCTAGACGAGGCCTCCTTCCGCCAGCTTCACCTGGCTATGACCGAGGCGTTGACGCCGGGGGACCCCATCTCCCCCTACTACGCCCTCTATCCCTCGGGCAACGACGGGGGTTACCTGGAAGAACTCGTCAGCGCAACCCGGACCTCTTGCCAGAGGCTACCTGGCTTCGACATGGTTTCCGGGCGTGCCCTGGTCTATGTCTCCCTTTACTCGGACCTCCAGTCCCTCAAGCACCTGGAGCCCAAGGAGCGAAGCGGAAGGCTCCAGGACTGGCATGTCAGGAAGGGCCTCGCCTGGCCGGGCATACACTGGTGGGAATTCGCGGCGGCCTGCGGCTCCACCCTGGGGATCTTCGCCCTCCTGGCCTTGGCCTCCCAGCCCGGCTCCAAGAGCGAGGTGGCTGAAGCCCTGTGCCAGGCCTACTTCCCCTACATCTCTGGCCTTCACATACTCCTAGACTACCTCATCGATATGGAGGAGGATGCCAGGGAGGGAGACTTTAACCTGGTAGCGCCATACCAAAGCGCCTCCGAGAGAGGGGAGCGCCTGGGGTTATTCGTGGAGAGGGCCATGGAGGGGGCGGCCCTCCTGCCCGATTCCCACTTCCACCGCACGGTGGTGAGGGGGCTCCTGGCCATGTATCTTTCCGATCCCAAGGTCAAGGAGCAAGGCCTGGTACCACTTGCCAGGGAGCTGGCTGCACGGGGAGGACCTGGCACCTCCTTCATGACAGGGGGATGCCGGGCCCTCAGGGCAGCAGGGGTAATATAG
- a CDS encoding DUF2953 domain-containing protein, which produces MLITLILALVAVALWHLPVSFLVRLSWPGAGRPKASVTVLGFLKFSRDFNPGRRTVSPGPSKDAWDIMYLKRISRGLSWRAVTLSIRVGLGDAAATGMTVGSIWAVIGPLVPLLSSYLGIPLKLVRIQVYPDFKGQVLEARASFSFTIKMGRLLYLSWQAWRSGKGVPAEDPRGLPRGI; this is translated from the coding sequence TTGCTCATCACCCTCATCCTCGCGCTGGTCGCCGTGGCGCTGTGGCATCTCCCGGTGTCTTTCCTCGTGCGCCTTAGCTGGCCGGGCGCTGGCCGCCCCAAGGCAAGTGTAACAGTCCTCGGCTTCCTCAAGTTCTCCAGGGATTTCAACCCAGGACGTCGAACAGTGTCACCGGGACCCTCCAAAGATGCCTGGGACATAATGTACCTAAAGAGGATCTCCCGTGGGCTTTCCTGGAGGGCAGTGACCTTGAGTATTCGTGTTGGGCTGGGGGATGCCGCTGCCACGGGCATGACGGTTGGCTCCATCTGGGCTGTGATAGGCCCGTTAGTTCCCCTACTCTCGAGCTACCTGGGCATACCCCTAAAGCTGGTGCGCATCCAGGTATACCCTGACTTCAAGGGGCAGGTGCTGGAGGCACGGGCATCCTTTTCCTTTACCATCAAGATGGGCCGTCTCCTTTACCTCTCCTGGCAGGCCTGGAGGAGCGGCAAGGGAGTTCCAGCAGAGGATCCCCGCGGCCTGCCACGGGGGATCTGA
- the murC gene encoding UDP-N-acetylmuramate--L-alanine ligase: protein MRIHFVGIGGMGMSALAEVALAKGHEVSGSDMVGSAITDRLVHKGARFWLGHDPNHVDNAQVVVYTAAAKPWNPELVRARDLGLTVISRAEMLGQVMKECPHSVAVAGSHGKTTTTSMITAILEGAGLCPTALVGGEMAASSGNVQIGSGGYFVTEACEYEGAFLRLRPEVGIILNVDLDHVDFYRDFSSIARAFGEFGSLAQGCLVGNGDDPEVRSIVERCRCETLLYSMASPGRLTATDLRFEGPYPTFTVLLDGEELGRWRLRVPGRHNVYNALASAAACVYLGVPASDIQHALENFTGALRRFEVKGESRGVVVVDDYAHHPAEISATLKAARLWTRGLIWCVFQPHTFSRTRALLNDFAQSLKEADRVVISDIYAAREENTGEVSSLDLVRLLDGQARYGESFQSIADMVTREARPGDLVLTMGAGDIHKVGHMILKGLAAGI, encoded by the coding sequence TTGCGGATTCATTTTGTGGGCATAGGCGGAATGGGCATGAGCGCGCTCGCTGAGGTCGCGCTGGCAAAGGGCCACGAGGTATCGGGATCCGACATGGTGGGGAGCGCCATCACCGACCGGCTGGTACACAAGGGCGCCCGGTTCTGGCTCGGGCACGACCCTAACCATGTGGATAACGCTCAGGTGGTGGTGTATACCGCCGCCGCCAAGCCCTGGAATCCCGAACTGGTCAGGGCGAGGGATCTGGGACTTACAGTTATATCCAGAGCCGAGATGCTAGGGCAGGTAATGAAGGAGTGCCCCCACAGTGTGGCTGTTGCGGGCAGCCACGGCAAGACTACCACCACCTCCATGATCACGGCCATCCTGGAGGGGGCGGGACTATGCCCCACAGCGCTTGTGGGCGGGGAGATGGCGGCCTCTAGTGGCAATGTGCAGATAGGGTCAGGCGGCTACTTCGTGACCGAGGCATGCGAGTATGAAGGCGCCTTCCTCCGCCTGCGCCCCGAAGTTGGGATCATCCTCAACGTTGACCTGGACCATGTGGACTTCTACAGGGACTTCTCTAGCATCGCCCGGGCATTCGGGGAATTTGGAAGCCTTGCCCAGGGCTGTCTCGTGGGAAATGGTGATGACCCCGAGGTAAGGTCCATCGTCGAGAGGTGCAGATGCGAAACCCTGTTGTACAGCATGGCCTCTCCCGGGCGGCTCACTGCGACGGACCTGCGTTTCGAAGGGCCCTATCCCACATTCACTGTACTCTTGGACGGGGAGGAACTCGGCCGCTGGAGGCTCCGCGTCCCCGGCCGCCACAACGTATACAATGCCCTGGCATCTGCTGCGGCGTGTGTCTACCTGGGTGTGCCTGCCAGTGATATACAGCACGCCCTGGAAAACTTCACTGGGGCCCTTCGTCGCTTCGAGGTAAAGGGGGAATCCCGAGGGGTCGTGGTGGTTGATGACTACGCCCACCATCCAGCGGAGATATCAGCCACCCTGAAGGCTGCCCGCCTCTGGACCCGGGGCTTGATCTGGTGTGTGTTCCAGCCCCACACCTTCTCAAGAACGCGGGCACTGCTAAATGACTTCGCCCAGTCGCTCAAAGAGGCGGACCGGGTGGTCATATCCGATATATATGCCGCTCGGGAGGAGAACACAGGAGAGGTCTCATCCCTTGACCTGGTACGGCTCCTAGATGGCCAGGCCCGCTATGGTGAATCATTCCAGTCCATAGCAGATATGGTAACCCGGGAGGCGCGCCCAGGGGACCTGGTCCTGACCATGGGAGCAGGAGACATCCATAAGGTGGGGCACATGATCCTGAAGGGCCTGGCTGCAGGCATTTAA
- a CDS encoding zinc ribbon domain-containing protein — MRGQVLVLIMVFFVLFALGTLWGVYPSGVAQDDEPVSGDLGGAVRPKAGSWPERLLERLTPHLGFLALPALVAAFMGAMAALAMAVMALAALFSGGRREATAERCPACRANVSRRSRTCPMCHTRLSPLGHGEYLEDTHTRVWRGFGKEPPGDK, encoded by the coding sequence ATGCGCGGCCAAGTCCTGGTCTTGATCATGGTTTTCTTTGTCCTTTTCGCCTTGGGAACGCTCTGGGGGGTGTATCCCTCCGGGGTGGCCCAGGATGATGAACCTGTCTCAGGCGACCTAGGTGGCGCCGTTAGGCCCAAGGCAGGCTCCTGGCCGGAGCGCCTCCTGGAGCGCCTAACGCCTCACCTGGGCTTCCTGGCACTCCCAGCCTTGGTGGCGGCCTTCATGGGGGCGATGGCGGCCCTGGCCATGGCGGTCATGGCCCTCGCTGCCCTGTTCTCGGGTGGGAGGAGGGAGGCAACCGCTGAAAGGTGCCCAGCCTGCCGGGCCAATGTTTCCCGCAGGTCGCGCACCTGCCCAATGTGTCACACGCGGCTATCCCCGCTCGGCCACGGGGAGTACCTGGAAGACACTCACACCCGGGTCTGGAGGGGGTTCGGCAAGGAACCCCCAGGGGACAAATAG
- the ytfJ gene encoding GerW family sporulation protein translates to MKTAMESIKGMVDVNTVVGEAVDTPDGSVIIPVSRVTFGFAAGGAEYDPQSETRQGNGHNARDHEHAFGGGSGAGVSVQPVAFLVVGQGTVRLLSVEEGAVMDRIIDVAPQILSQIQAMLRGERVAPRRENPREYS, encoded by the coding sequence ATGAAGACTGCCATGGAGTCCATCAAGGGCATGGTGGATGTCAACACCGTGGTAGGAGAGGCCGTGGATACACCAGACGGCAGTGTCATAATACCGGTTTCCCGGGTAACATTCGGTTTTGCAGCTGGGGGAGCGGAGTATGATCCCCAGTCCGAGACCCGCCAGGGCAACGGGCACAACGCCCGCGACCACGAGCATGCCTTCGGAGGTGGCAGCGGTGCCGGTGTCTCCGTGCAGCCCGTGGCCTTTCTGGTGGTGGGCCAGGGTACCGTGAGGCTCCTTTCTGTGGAGGAAGGGGCTGTGATGGATCGCATCATTGATGTGGCACCTCAGATCCTAAGCCAAATCCAGGCGATGCTCAGGGGGGAGCGGGTAGCGCCCCGGAGGGAGAACCCCAGGGAGTACAGCTGA